The following coding sequences are from one Novosphingobium sp. KACC 22771 window:
- a CDS encoding CHASE domain-containing protein, protein MDRIISDKVGAQGWYERMPRTLPIAGFTLAMLATLAYAYTTERTEIRQRQQQARAAASVVGASLGRRVNAHTAYLQSAALLLEKSRDITQAEFIALSQELSRDDEYRGSEGISWAEAITPQQIPAFEAARRAEGIENYTVRPAPSPGARMLTPVTYLGDPTPRRRLSYGYDMYSEIQRRTAIDRAEREKRPIATGPIRLAMDRGRQAWPGFLIYMPLFDKGTGRMRGVLGAPFNAQVFLQSVIELEPVNDFSVALYDGAVRPDRLMARVGPQEGAQGQVRLPVMVAHRPMVLVVSPPSESGLSKVAVITLALGSVVACLLGGMAWLVARQAAEDRASLAWLREQASIRGMLSRELNHRVKNTLANVLSIIALTRRRGSDPTSPALNEFADALEGRIRALSATHDLLIASNWGTTPLREVVEAELAPYARGDTVLLEGPDVELAPNDALSLGLAVHELATNASKYGALSVEGARVSVRWALFGMDRVRVRWAESGGPPVPENRPRGFGTELIERILAHELGERFELVFAREGVRCEMLLPLRSPAMFKMRAKQGEGAGQL, encoded by the coding sequence TTGGATCGAATTATTTCAGACAAGGTGGGCGCGCAGGGCTGGTATGAACGCATGCCGCGCACGCTGCCGATCGCCGGCTTTACATTGGCGATGCTGGCCACGCTGGCCTATGCCTATACCACCGAACGCACCGAAATTCGCCAGCGCCAGCAGCAGGCCCGCGCCGCGGCCAGTGTGGTGGGCGCCTCGCTGGGGCGGCGGGTCAATGCGCACACGGCCTATCTGCAATCGGCGGCGCTGTTGCTGGAAAAGAGCCGCGACATCACCCAGGCCGAATTCATCGCCCTTTCCCAGGAATTGTCGCGCGATGATGAATATCGCGGGTCCGAAGGCATCAGTTGGGCCGAGGCGATCACCCCGCAGCAGATTCCAGCCTTTGAGGCCGCCCGCCGCGCCGAAGGCATCGAGAATTACACCGTCCGTCCCGCGCCCTCGCCGGGCGCCCGGATGCTGACGCCGGTCACCTATCTGGGTGATCCGACGCCGCGCCGCCGCCTGTCCTATGGCTATGACATGTATTCCGAAATCCAGCGCCGCACCGCCATTGATCGGGCCGAGCGCGAAAAACGCCCCATTGCCACCGGGCCGATCCGGCTGGCCATGGATCGCGGACGGCAGGCATGGCCCGGTTTTCTCATCTATATGCCGCTGTTCGACAAGGGGACGGGGCGGATGCGCGGTGTGCTGGGGGCGCCGTTCAACGCCCAGGTCTTTCTGCAATCGGTGATCGAGCTTGAGCCGGTGAATGATTTTTCCGTCGCGCTCTATGATGGGGCGGTGCGGCCCGATCGGCTGATGGCGCGGGTTGGGCCGCAGGAAGGCGCGCAGGGTCAGGTGCGGCTGCCGGTGATGGTGGCCCATCGTCCGATGGTGCTGGTGGTCAGCCCGCCTTCCGAGTCGGGCCTGTCCAAGGTGGCGGTCATCACGCTGGCGCTGGGGTCGGTGGTGGCGTGCCTGCTGGGGGGGATGGCGTGGCTTGTTGCGCGGCAGGCGGCCGAGGATCGCGCCTCGTTGGCATGGCTGCGTGAACAGGCTTCGATCCGGGGCATGCTGAGCCGGGAATTGAACCATCGGGTCAAGAACACCTTGGCCAATGTGCTCTCCATCATCGCCCTGACGCGGCGGCGGGGCAGCGACCCGACCTCGCCCGCGCTCAATGAATTTGCCGATGCGCTGGAGGGGCGTATCCGCGCCCTGTCGGCCACGCATGATCTGTTGATCGCCAGCAATTGGGGCACGACCCCGTTGCGCGAGGTGGTCGAGGCGGAACTGGCGCCCTATGCGCGCGGCGATACGGTGCTGCTGGAGGGCCCCGATGTTGAACTGGCGCCCAATGACGCGCTCTCGCTGGGACTGGCGGTGCATGAACTGGCCACCAATGCCAGCAAATATGGCGCGCTCTCGGTGGAGGGCGCGCGGGTGTCGGTGCGCTGGGCGTTGTTCGGCATGGACCGGGTGCGGGTGCGCTGGGCCGAGAGCGGCGGCCCGCCAGTGCCCGAAAACCGTCCGCGCGGCTTTGGCACAGAACTGATCGAGCGCATTCTGGCCCATGAACTGGGCGAGCGGTTCGAACTGGTCTTTGCCCGCGAAGGGGTGCGCTGCGAGATGCTGCTGCCGCTGCGATCGCCCGCCATGTTCAAGATGCGGGCAAAGCAGGGCGAGGGCGCCGGTCAGCTCTGA
- a CDS encoding NepR family anti-sigma factor has translation MNREQEPRSTELSGDFPEGSAGPDEPAAKPAGGPDKSEQTLSGDKKDGGKDEPPPWTAPLRDMYQQVVDEPLPDFLADLLSRLDRDTE, from the coding sequence GTGAATCGCGAGCAAGAGCCACGAAGTACTGAATTGTCAGGCGATTTCCCTGAAGGCTCCGCCGGTCCGGACGAGCCTGCGGCAAAGCCTGCCGGCGGGCCGGATAAATCCGAGCAGACGCTGAGCGGCGATAAAAAAGATGGCGGCAAGGACGAGCCCCCTCCTTGGACCGCCCCTTTGCGCGATATGTACCAACAGGTGGTGGACGAACCGCTGCCTGATTTTCTGGCCGATCTGCTGTCCCGGCTCGACCGCGACACCGAATGA
- a CDS encoding sigma-70 family RNA polymerase sigma factor: protein MTTLQAPPPDFKRELTQVVPHLRAFARGLCGRPDLADDLVQDTLLRAWAARERFVAGTSIRAWTFTILRNAWFTEMRRNRFRADYDETVADRILTSPAGQEAPLHLADLSRALMELPAERREALLLVGAGGFSYEEAAAICGCAVGTIKSRVGRGRAQLTAMIEEGRIPTRGNASESSQALMAELDRITPKD from the coding sequence ATGACCACACTTCAAGCCCCGCCGCCGGATTTCAAGCGAGAGTTGACGCAGGTTGTGCCACACCTGCGCGCCTTTGCGCGCGGGCTTTGCGGGCGGCCCGATCTGGCCGACGATCTGGTTCAGGACACGCTGCTGCGCGCATGGGCGGCGCGGGAGCGCTTTGTGGCGGGCACGTCGATCCGGGCGTGGACCTTCACGATCCTGCGCAATGCGTGGTTTACCGAAATGCGGCGCAACCGCTTTCGCGCCGATTATGACGAGACGGTGGCCGACCGCATTCTGACCTCGCCCGCCGGGCAGGAAGCGCCGCTGCATCTGGCCGACCTGTCGCGCGCGCTGATGGAACTGCCCGCCGAAAGGCGCGAGGCGCTGCTGCTGGTGGGCGCGGGCGGCTTTTCCTATGAGGAAGCCGCCGCGATTTGCGGATGCGCGGTGGGCACGATCAAGAGCCGGGTGGGCCGGGGCCGTGCGCAATTGACCGCGATGATCGAGGAAGGCCGCATCCCCACACGCGGCAATGCCAGCGAGAGCAGCCAGGCGTTGATGGCCGAACTCGACCGGATCACCCCCAAGGATTAA
- a CDS encoding dicarboxylate/amino acid:cation symporter, translating into MSDQVGTDQVGQAEKGGFNLPEIRVASLGALIALGAGLVCGLVLSRFPAAMPVVRVIEPLGTLWLKGLQMTILPLVVALLVLGLVQTAAAARAGAMARRAIFWILGFYLVSGAVAVVVMPLWLEMWPIPGAAAGALAGSTAQSAGPVPGLSEFLLAVLPSNIASAAAGGEMLPVVVFFAVFALAMGKLPEGPRRHMIGFFEALAGIMMVMIGWVLSIAPIGVFALALGLAVKTGTAALGALAHYVTLVAGIGALVLLAAPVIAMVAGRLALGHYLRSMLPVSVVALSTQSSLASLPAMLSACSRLGIRSSSAEFSLPLCVALFRATGPAMNLAVVIYVAHLTGTPLGVSAMLAGIAVAALTELGTPSLPGSISFVLSIGPVAIAMGVPVGPLALLVAVEMLPDLMRTVGNVFMDVAVTSSVDRAGREP; encoded by the coding sequence TTGAGCGATCAGGTTGGGACGGATCAGGTGGGGCAGGCGGAAAAGGGTGGTTTCAACCTGCCGGAAATCCGGGTGGCTTCGCTGGGGGCGTTGATCGCGCTGGGGGCGGGGCTCGTGTGCGGGCTGGTGCTTTCGCGCTTTCCGGCGGCGATGCCGGTGGTGCGGGTGATCGAGCCTTTGGGCACTTTGTGGCTCAAGGGTTTGCAGATGACGATCCTGCCCTTGGTGGTGGCGCTGCTGGTGCTGGGTCTGGTCCAGACGGCGGCGGCGGCGCGCGCGGGGGCGATGGCGCGGCGGGCGATCTTCTGGATTTTGGGCTTCTATCTGGTCAGCGGGGCCGTGGCCGTGGTGGTCATGCCGCTCTGGCTGGAGATGTGGCCGATTCCGGGGGCTGCGGCGGGCGCCCTCGCGGGCAGCACGGCGCAAAGCGCCGGGCCGGTACCGGGCCTGTCGGAATTTCTGCTGGCAGTTTTGCCCTCAAACATCGCCTCTGCGGCGGCGGGGGGCGAGATGCTGCCGGTGGTGGTGTTCTTTGCTGTTTTCGCGCTGGCCATGGGCAAATTGCCCGAAGGGCCGCGCCGCCACATGATCGGTTTCTTTGAGGCGCTGGCGGGCATCATGATGGTGATGATCGGCTGGGTGCTCTCGATCGCGCCGATCGGGGTGTTTGCGCTGGCGCTGGGGCTGGCGGTCAAGACGGGGACGGCGGCGCTGGGGGCGCTCGCGCATTATGTCACGCTGGTGGCGGGGATCGGCGCACTGGTGCTGCTGGCCGCGCCGGTGATTGCGATGGTCGCGGGGCGGTTGGCGCTGGGCCATTATCTGCGCTCGATGCTGCCGGTTTCGGTGGTGGCGCTTTCCACGCAAAGCTCGCTGGCAAGCCTGCCCGCGATGCTCTCGGCCTGTTCGCGCCTTGGCATCCGTTCCTCCAGCGCGGAATTCAGCCTGCCTTTGTGTGTGGCTTTGTTCCGCGCGACGGGTCCGGCGATGAATCTGGCGGTTGTGATCTATGTCGCCCATCTGACCGGGACGCCGCTGGGTGTTTCGGCGATGCTGGCGGGAATCGCAGTGGCGGCGCTGACCGAGCTTGGTACGCCTTCGCTGCCCGGCTCGATCAGCTTTGTGCTCTCCATCGGTCCGGTGGCGATTGCCATGGGCGTGCCGGTGGGGCCGCTGGCGCTGTTGGTGGCGGTCGAGATGCTGCCCGATCTGATGCGCACGGTGGGCAATGTGTTCATGGATGTGGCCGTGACCAGCAGTGTGGACCGGGCAGGGCGAGAGCCTTAA